The proteins below come from a single Streptomyces sp. M92 genomic window:
- the glmS gene encoding glutamine--fructose-6-phosphate transaminase (isomerizing): MCGIVGYIGKRDVAPLLLEGLQRLEYRGYDSAGIVVTSPKAAGLKMVKAKGRVRDLEAKVPARFKGTTGIAHTRWATHGAPSDVNAHPHMSADNKVAVVHNGIIDNAADLRRKLEADGVEFLSETDTEVLVHLIARCEAEKLEDKVRETLRVIEGTYGIAVMHADFPERIVVARNGSPVVLGIGEKEMFVASDIAALVTHTRQIVTLDDGEMATLKADDFRTYTTEGTRTTSEPTTVEWEAASYDMGGHDTYMHKEIHEQAEAVDRVLRGRIDDRFSTVHLGGLNLDARDARAVRRVKILGCGTSYHAGQIGAQMIEELARIPADAEPASEFRYRNAVVDPDTLYIAVSQSGETYDVLAAVQELKRKGARVLGIVNVVGSAIAREADGGMYVHAGPEVCVVSTKCFTNTCVAFALLALHLGRTRDLSVRDGKRIIEGLRKLPAQIAEMLEREEDIKKLAAQYADARSMLFIGRVRGYPVAREASLKLKEVSYIHAEAYPASELKHGPLALIEPALPTVAIVPDDDLLEKNRAAMEEIKARSGQILAVAHQEQEKADHTIVVPKNEDELDPILMGIPLQLLAYHTALSLGRDIDKPRNLAKSVTVE; encoded by the coding sequence ATGTGCGGAATCGTCGGATACATCGGCAAGCGTGACGTCGCGCCCCTGCTCCTGGAGGGCCTCCAGCGCCTGGAGTACCGCGGCTACGACTCGGCGGGCATCGTCGTCACGTCCCCGAAGGCGGCCGGTCTGAAGATGGTCAAGGCCAAGGGCCGGGTCCGCGACCTGGAGGCCAAGGTCCCGGCGCGCTTCAAGGGCACCACCGGCATCGCCCACACCCGCTGGGCCACCCACGGCGCCCCCTCCGACGTGAACGCCCACCCGCACATGTCGGCCGACAACAAGGTCGCCGTCGTCCACAACGGCATCATCGACAACGCCGCCGACCTGCGCCGCAAGCTGGAGGCGGACGGTGTCGAGTTCCTCTCCGAGACCGACACCGAGGTCCTGGTCCACCTCATCGCCCGTTGTGAGGCGGAGAAGCTGGAGGACAAGGTCCGCGAGACGCTGCGGGTGATCGAGGGCACGTACGGCATCGCCGTGATGCACGCCGACTTCCCCGAGCGCATCGTCGTCGCCCGCAACGGCTCGCCGGTCGTCCTCGGCATCGGCGAGAAGGAGATGTTCGTCGCCTCGGACATCGCAGCGCTGGTCACCCACACCCGCCAGATAGTCACCCTCGACGACGGCGAGATGGCCACCCTCAAGGCCGACGACTTCCGCACGTACACCACCGAGGGCACCCGCACCACGTCCGAGCCGACCACCGTGGAGTGGGAGGCCGCCTCCTACGACATGGGCGGCCACGACACCTACATGCACAAGGAGATCCACGAGCAGGCCGAGGCCGTGGACCGCGTGCTGCGCGGCCGGATCGACGACCGCTTCTCCACCGTGCACCTCGGCGGCCTCAACCTGGACGCCCGCGACGCGCGTGCCGTGCGCCGCGTGAAGATCCTCGGCTGCGGCACCTCGTACCACGCGGGCCAGATCGGCGCCCAGATGATCGAGGAGCTGGCCCGCATCCCCGCGGACGCCGAGCCCGCCTCCGAGTTCCGCTACCGCAACGCGGTCGTCGACCCCGACACCCTGTACATCGCCGTCTCCCAGTCCGGTGAGACGTACGACGTGCTGGCCGCCGTGCAGGAGCTCAAGCGCAAGGGCGCCCGTGTCCTGGGCATCGTCAACGTGGTCGGTTCGGCGATCGCCCGCGAGGCCGACGGCGGCATGTACGTGCACGCCGGGCCCGAGGTCTGCGTCGTCTCCACCAAGTGCTTCACCAACACCTGCGTCGCCTTCGCGCTGCTCGCCCTGCACCTGGGCCGTACCCGCGACCTCTCCGTGCGCGACGGCAAGCGCATCATCGAGGGCCTGCGCAAGCTGCCCGCACAGATCGCCGAGATGCTGGAGCGGGAGGAGGACATCAAGAAGCTGGCCGCGCAGTACGCCGACGCCCGCTCGATGCTCTTCATCGGCCGGGTCCGGGGCTACCCGGTCGCCCGCGAGGCCTCCCTGAAGCTCAAGGAGGTCTCCTACATCCACGCCGAGGCCTACCCGGCCTCCGAGCTGAAGCACGGCCCGCTCGCCCTGATCGAGCCCGCCCTGCCGACGGTCGCGATCGTGCCGGACGACGACCTGCTGGAGAAGAACCGCGCCGCGATGGAGGAGATCAAGGCCCGCAGCGGTCAGATCCTCGCCGTCGCCCACCAGGAGCAGGAGAAGGCCGACCACACGATCGTCGTCCCGAAGAACGAGGACGAGCTGGACCCGATCCTGATGGGCATCCCCCTCCAGCTCCTCGCCTACCACACGGCCCTGTCGCTGGGCCGCGACATCGACAAGCCCCGCAACCTCGCCAAGTCGGTGACGGTGGAGTAG
- a CDS encoding GPR1/FUN34/YaaH family transporter: protein MDDDVSAGSTTTTIVGRLALGITLLAFGLAHTGVVDGVTAADAVTVAQYVGGVALFVAGLLALRERDNASGTAFTMLGALWFTWAVSAGGQVSANAAGLFLLLFALVALSLTVAGGDTLGQGVYGLFAVSLLLLALGAFADSEVLGKAGGWFAVVAGAVAWYAATAGMAHWPTSVSRRAAGRGVTV from the coding sequence GTGGACGACGACGTCTCCGCGGGAAGCACCACCACCACGATCGTCGGCCGGCTCGCGCTCGGCATCACCCTGCTGGCCTTCGGCCTCGCTCACACCGGCGTGGTCGACGGCGTGACGGCGGCGGACGCCGTGACCGTCGCCCAGTACGTCGGCGGTGTCGCGCTCTTCGTCGCCGGACTGCTGGCGCTGCGCGAGCGGGACAACGCCTCCGGCACCGCCTTCACCATGCTCGGCGCGCTCTGGTTCACCTGGGCCGTCTCGGCCGGCGGCCAGGTCTCCGCCAACGCGGCGGGACTCTTCCTGCTGCTGTTCGCCCTCGTCGCCCTCTCCCTCACGGTCGCCGGCGGCGACACGCTCGGGCAGGGCGTGTACGGGCTGTTCGCCGTCTCCCTGCTGCTGCTCGCCCTCGGCGCCTTCGCCGACAGCGAGGTGCTGGGCAAGGCGGGCGGGTGGTTCGCCGTCGTGGCGGGGGCGGTGGCCTGGTACGCGGCGACGGCGGGCATGGCCCACTGGCCCACGAGTGTCTCGCGGCGCGCCGCGGGCCGGGGAGTGACGGTCTAG
- a CDS encoding universal stress protein: protein MAGHEFFEPADRKRPVAEPTAAEPLAAEEPRQSCDPAFKHGVVVGFDGSTSSERALAYAIGMARRLGSGLVIVHVANRLPTTVWAGCEPPVFVDVPDHRTEVLGLELACADYLTEVPWILVERGGDICHELEEVGREYEADAIVVGSSHGLVGRLFGSVAGRLAKRAQRPVVVIP, encoded by the coding sequence ATGGCCGGTCACGAATTCTTCGAACCCGCGGACCGCAAGCGGCCCGTCGCCGAACCTACGGCGGCCGAGCCCCTGGCGGCCGAAGAGCCACGCCAGTCGTGCGACCCAGCCTTCAAGCACGGTGTCGTCGTCGGCTTCGACGGCTCCACCTCCAGTGAGCGCGCCCTCGCGTACGCGATCGGCATGGCACGCCGGCTCGGCTCGGGCCTGGTCATCGTGCACGTCGCCAACCGCCTGCCGACCACCGTGTGGGCGGGCTGTGAACCTCCCGTCTTCGTGGACGTGCCGGATCACCGCACCGAGGTGCTGGGTCTGGAGCTGGCGTGTGCGGACTACCTCACCGAGGTGCCCTGGATCCTGGTCGAGCGAGGCGGCGACATCTGCCACGAACTCGAAGAGGTGGGCCGGGAGTACGAGGCGGACGCCATCGTCGTCGGTTCCAGTCACGGACTGGTGGGCCGCCTCTTCGGCTCCGTCGCCGGCCGGCTCGCCAAGCGGGCGCAGCGGCCCGTCGTCGTCATCCCGTAG
- a CDS encoding helix-turn-helix domain-containing protein yields MSHDTAAAPETAARKLSGRRRKEIVAVLLFSGGPIFESSIPLSVFGIDRQDAGVPRYRLLVCAGEDGPLRTTGGLELTAPQGLEAISRAGTVVVPAWRSITSPPPEEALDALRRAHEEGARIVGLCTGAFVLAAAGLLDGRPATTHWMYAPTLAKRYPSVHVDPRELFVDDGDVLTSAGTAAGIDLCLHIVRTDHGNEAAGALARRLVVPPRRSGGQERYLDRSLPEEIGADPLAEVVAWALEHLHEQFDVETLAARAYMSRRTFDRRFRSLTGSAPLQWLITQRVLQAQRLLETSDYSVDEVAGRCGFRSPVALRGHFRRQLGSSPAAYRAAYRARRPQGDRAVDPEPAGGPRPSAPPEPAPLPADNAVPFQSRRTPPPLPAAAASLPGQRSAP; encoded by the coding sequence ATGAGCCACGACACCGCTGCCGCGCCGGAAACCGCGGCCCGGAAGCTCTCCGGGCGACGCCGCAAGGAGATCGTCGCGGTGCTGCTGTTCAGTGGCGGCCCCATCTTCGAGAGTTCCATACCGCTGTCGGTCTTCGGGATCGACCGCCAGGACGCCGGCGTGCCGCGCTACCGCCTGCTGGTGTGTGCCGGCGAGGACGGCCCGCTGCGGACCACGGGGGGCCTGGAACTCACCGCGCCGCAGGGCCTGGAGGCGATCTCCCGCGCGGGCACGGTCGTCGTGCCGGCCTGGCGGTCGATCACCTCGCCGCCACCGGAGGAAGCGCTCGACGCCCTGCGCCGGGCGCACGAGGAGGGCGCCCGCATAGTCGGGCTGTGCACCGGCGCCTTCGTACTCGCGGCGGCGGGCCTGCTCGACGGCCGCCCCGCGACCACCCACTGGATGTACGCGCCGACCCTGGCCAAGCGCTATCCGTCGGTGCACGTCGATCCGCGCGAACTGTTCGTGGACGACGGCGACGTGCTGACGTCGGCGGGCACCGCGGCCGGCATCGACCTGTGCCTGCACATCGTGCGCACGGACCACGGCAACGAGGCGGCCGGCGCGCTGGCCCGCCGCCTGGTGGTCCCGCCGCGCCGCTCGGGCGGCCAGGAGCGCTACCTCGACAGGTCTTTACCGGAGGAGATCGGCGCCGACCCGCTCGCCGAGGTCGTCGCCTGGGCGCTGGAGCACCTGCACGAGCAGTTCGACGTGGAGACGCTGGCGGCCCGCGCGTACATGAGCCGCCGCACCTTCGACCGCCGGTTCCGCTCGCTGACGGGCAGCGCCCCGCTCCAGTGGCTGATCACGCAGCGGGTCCTCCAGGCGCAGCGCCTCCTGGAGACGTCCGACTACTCGGTGGACGAGGTCGCGGGCCGCTGCGGCTTCCGGTCGCCGGTGGCGCTGCGCGGCCACTTCCGCCGCCAGCTGGGTTCGTCGCCGGCCGCCTACCGTGCCGCGTACCGGGCCCGCCGGCCCCAGGGCGACCGCGCCGTGGACCCGGAGCCGGCCGGCGGCCCCCGGCCCAGCGCACCGCCGGAGCCGGCCCCGCTGCCGGCGGACAACGCGGTCCCGTTC